A region from the Macaca mulatta isolate MMU2019108-1 chromosome 13, T2T-MMU8v2.0, whole genome shotgun sequence genome encodes:
- the MORN2 gene encoding MORN repeat containing 2 (non-AUG (CUG) translation initiation codon), translated as MAAQGESQSLEDLSNTSRPTSEVYKISFIFPNGDKYDGDCTRTSSGIYERNGIGIHTTPNGIVYTGSWKDDKMNGFGRLEHFSGAVYEGQFKDNMFHGLGTYTFPTGAKYIGNFNENRVEGEGEYTDVRGLEWSGNFHFTAAPDLKLKLHM; from the exons CTGGCCGCCCAGGGGGAGTCGCAGAGTTTGGAAGATCTCTCTAACACCTCTCGGCCAA CTTCAGAAGTGTATAAGATCAGCTTTATCTTTCCAAATGGAGACAAGTATG aTGGCGACTGTACAAGAACATCTTCTGGAATCTATGAAAGAAATGGAATAGGTATTCATACCACTCCTAATGGGATTGTCTACACAGGAAGCTGGAAAGATGACAAg ATGAATGGTTTTGGAAGACTTGAGCATTTTTCAGGAGCAGTATATGAAGGACAATTTAAGGATAATATGTTTCATGGACTGGGGACTTACACATTCCCAACTGGGGCAAAGTATATTGGAAATTTCAATGAAAATAG ggtagaaggtgaaggggaataTACTGATGTCCGAGGACTAGAATGGAGTGGTAACTTTCATTTTACAGCTGCTCCAGACCTGAAATTAAAACTTCACATGTAG